The Dromaius novaehollandiae isolate bDroNov1 chromosome 3, bDroNov1.hap1, whole genome shotgun sequence genome includes the window AATACAGTCCTGAAGGCCAGTacaatttttcatttaagaataAGTCCTTGGCTCTCGTGATCAAAAAGAAAGTGTAATATAATTAGTATCATGATCTTTGTGTATTTAGCATTTGTTTTAGTCACTAGCCAAACCTAGAATGAAGTACAGGCTAGTGCTTTTCCCCACCACCTACCTCAGAATGGGGAATACTAGTCCCAAGGAAACAGTGATTTGTTTTCCTAATCAGCACAACCCCCTACAGCCTTTCTTCCCCCAAATGGATGACACTGAAACTATTAACAATCACAATGCTGTTTCAATGTGCAGGTATCATAACTATCAAATCTGAACTACCACAATACTCAATTTAGAATTCTTATTGCTTCTCATAAATATAAGAAGGTATTTAGACAAAAATTAAGGTACACTAGGGGATTTTAGGTAGGCaaacatgcatttattttcatgaattaTGCTTACTAGATTATACTCACAACATATTGTGCACACTCAGtaaaattaacttaaaaaaacaGCTAAATTCTTTTTGTGGTAAACAGAGGAAAAGTATACATTCAACAAAATCTAATCTATAATACTTTGTTAGAGAAATTTCTAAAGTGTTCAAAGTAATGTAATGTACAGGAGAAATTTGTTAGTTAGTTCCACCAAATCTGAAAACTTACCATTTTATCTAGATGCTCAATGGATCTATAAATTTCTCCTTGGGATTCATCATAGTAACTGTAACGGAACCTCTGACCTTGAAACAAAAATcatgtataaaataaaaaagggaaaaattgtgGCTAAAACACTCCCTAGTACTTACTAAATAATTGAAATTATAATATTTGTAAAGTAGTAATCTTCATTTATTATACCTTTTTGCTCCACTGAGGAAATTTGAGGGCAGTCACCAAAGTAGCAGCccagaagtgaagaaaaacactTGACAGGCAGCTATATTCCAGAAAACCCTACTATGTAGAATTGACACTGCAGTATCACTTATTAATTGCCTGATTATGCCTTGGAATACAATTCTACAAGTCAGCAAGTAAAGCAGTATTTCTCTTCACTACCCCTCCTGACAGTCAGTCTGAAGTCAAGCTATTTCTGCTTGCACAACTATACCCACAGTAAATGAAAGTCAAAAGAGAAAGATCATGGTAATTCAATAAACAGTTCTAAATGATCGTTCATTAGCCACAGCAGAATCCAGGTCATTCTTATATAGCTCTAGCTATTCCACAGTTCAAGGATGAGTAAAATATGAATTACATAAGGTGACCAAAGATGACAAtcgaaaaaaagggaagaaggtCTGTTGTGTAACATAAAATGTATCTTTCTGAAGTAGTCCCCTTCCCAGCTattatcacattaaaaaaaataacaaagagtTAAAGCAGAAGGCCAGAAGTCAAGGCTTCTGGAATCTTTTTAGCTCTGCCACCAAGATGAACTGGAATAACTCTGGTGAATTGACATAAATACTCCATCTGCTATCTTACCCAACAGTAAAACATGTACAAAATTTACTTTCATCAGAGGGATGTTGCCATGTCCAGTGAATTCTTAGCCGATTAGTTTGGCAAGTTGCATTGAGATGCTTAAAAGAAGAGTAAAAGACCAAGAAACTCCAGGCACTGTTATTTCACTGCAACAGTGAAGAGATGCATATAAACCCATATACCTTCACCACTTCCTTCCTCCACTACACTGAAAACACATCACCAcgttattttttttccacctaattttccaaattaaaaaagaatcctTTTCAGCTTtacaaaaagcatttaaacttCAAAGATACATTTACCAGaagttaaaaagttaaattatGTTTAATGAAAGACATTCTctgaaaataattacaaaatatttatcataCTGCTATAATGAAGAGATATAAAACTCACCCCAATGGCAAAAGTCAGAAGAAACGACAAAGAGGTTACTAGGATCAGCTAGGTATTTACTGAAGAGTTTTCCAAATTCCTGTTCTTTTGACTCACTCAGTGCTCCAACCAATACAGGAACAATAGTAAACTCATCCTTATGGCttataagcaaaagaaaaaaggttgtAATTTTTTAAGTAACATCTGAAGTTTTTTCAGGGCTTGCTAACTGAAACTGCAGAATGTTTTAAAAGGATACCATTAAAGTGAAAATATAGTTAATTTGATAATATCATACTAGAAAggtgttttaaaatatgaacctgcttcaatttcagaaaacaaatcccTCCCCAAAATACCATTTATCTTTGCTGCAAAGTGAAAACACCAggcaactaaaaagaaaagacacaggTGAAGCCAACAATAAAGCAAGAATGAAATTCTCCCCGTAGAGAAGCAGCACAAATGCTGGGCAATTTTTCAAGATATATGAAAACCCTCAAGATAGTGTACAGGAAGCATCCAGATGTATATTGGCACTCCAGGGAAAATTTCAAAtactgcaagagaaaaaaaacaaaacaaaacaaaacagaaaaaaaccccaaagtgaTAAAAATCATCacctacttttttaaaaatcaaattattcaTAGTGCTCACCTGAAATGTGTAAACAGAACCTTGATTTCAAATTGAGTATTAATACtccaaacaaattttaaatatcacagaaaacaCATATTAGTATTTGAACTTCTTTCAAAGCTTGGAAAATGGTTcagtgaacaaaacaaaaaacaaacaaacaaaaaacccaaaccaataCTGAATTATGAAATTTAGAGAAAGTAAAAAATGATTAGGTCACCTCTCATACACAAGGACAAGACTGATTCCAGCTGTAATTGCTCTACACTAGTATACAGACTAACAATTATTTTTCCAACCACCAGTTttatgtaaaaaacaaacaaaaacacacacacactccaggCTACCACACCTCAGGTCTtgcaaaaaggggggaaaaacatttcaaatatttggaAAGATTCCTGATAGCATGTCTAGTATCAACTCTATTAAGTCAATATCAACATATGAATTCTTATAAGAGGTGTTACGATTTTGTTTTTCCAGTGTTTGCTCTGCTCACAGTATCTATAGTTCAGCAAGTAATAATCCCAGTGTCCGatttctccctccccccatccctgcctcaaaatttttttgggggggttgggggagcaCAGGAGGGAATTCCTACGTAAGAGTATTATTTCCTCCTACTGCATTTTACATACAGTTCAAACAATTAATGCATATAATACTCATTCTTATACAACAAGTAATTAGCCCTAGTACCTTTCCATGGCTTTAGCAGTATAAGGCAAATGCATTTCAATACTGTGTTCATCTTCATCTGTCTGTAGAGACATACGCTCAAACATTCCAGTCTTCCACAATTCTCCATAaactgaaatgaattaaaaaatagtttttttaaacaaattacaaTAAAGCAAACTATAATGCATCTTTATTAAAAGTAGTCCACTAAAATATTACTTGTCTTCAAGGACTGTGATCATAAACcacttgttttaaaataaatttatgattaaatatatgtttaagtcattaagatacaaaaataataaattcagtTCACAAAATAAACATATGTTAAATCAGTGGCCTTTTTAGCATCaccaaaaaaaattcagttacgACACAAAATTTAAATAAcacaataaaaaagatttttaaatgtctgCCTAGTCCTTTGATTCTTATTTTTACAACAGCATCATCATATATTGTAAAAAGAAAGAGTGCTGATAAATTGAGCCATTGCCGAATGTGTAAAAACACTTTTCCTTTACTGTTTAATATCAACTGAATTAGGAAATTCAGGGACAGTGAAAATTGATTAAGTAATCCATGCTTATAATGaatcttttcttctctcaaatGTGCCTGATGGTATGCAGTGATCTCTGCACATGAAAACCCTCCACTAAATGCACAGTTTGAAGTAGGGCAGTGCTCTGCTCTCCATTCCATGGAGGAATTCTACAAAACCTAAAACATGTTACCTAAGGAAATGTCTGCAGGTACAAAAGAAGTGCTATGCAGAAAGCCTAAATTAGCTTACTTAGCCATGCAATCATGATAGAATGGCAATACATTTAGGCTAATTAGCCTAAGAAAGATACTGTATTATTTAGATATACCTTGAGATAAGTTTGATATATCGACCCGCATAAATCTTCATTGCGCCTTTAATTTTAGTCTGAAAAACTGGTATTTTACAGACTAACAGTTAAGTTCTGTACATACTCTGCCAGCAAAAATGAATAACGTACAATAATGTGTCCAAATAAAGCCAGCTTTTTGTTCCTTTATTAGAAATAAACTCAAACTAGCCAGAGCACCATCGTTTTTTGCAGACAGAATAATTCAGAATGATAGAGGTGTATAgcatattatttattattcaaacgtaatactttttaattttgagaacctctctaaaaaaacaaaaaccacactaTTTAGGGGACATACACCCATGATGGAAAAGATAAGCAAAGACTGAAAATTCTTTACTTGCAGGATCATAACAGCCATTTTTAAGATTTTATACAGTAATGCCTGCAACCAGCAGAATCTTTTCGATGTTAGCTTTTACTGGAGTAAGTTCTACATTTGTATGCCACTTAAAAGCAATAAAGCTCATCAACAACACGGTCCTTCGCACTGCAATAACACAGGTAACACTAAAGCCTCAGCAATCTACCAGATGAAAGCTTTATTATGCACTTACTCTTTTGGTCAATTCGAAGATCATACAGAGGTGTTCTATAAATGTCCACACTGGAAAGTGCACATCGGGAAAGGGGCACATGATGGGAAGGCCCAAGAATGAAAATTTTTCGGCTACAATTAACACAAAAGCCCAAAATTCAGACAACTGTAATTCTGCAGGGACTTGCTTTAGAATAACAAATTTAATAAAAACGCTGACATACAAAGCAATACTTTGAGTGTTTGTCTGGTGGTTAGCAATAGAGTTTTACTCTAATATGTGCAAGACCATGGATCAATCCACGATCCAGCCTTGCTCCGTATCTGAGAAGTGACCATGAGATCAGTTCGGTAACACTTCAGATAACCTTAAACCTCTTAAACAGGCTATATACCAGAGAGCACTAATCAGCTGGAAAGTCTGTCTAGCTGGACTCACTAGAAGGCTGAAGTCTGTGTTAACCCCTTAGAACTGATTTTTGGGCTGCCTTCTTGGACCAACAGAGCCTTCAGCTCCACATCACTTTCAAAGCTATAGGTATGTGCTCTCAAATGAGGATTCTGGATTCACAAGCTAttcagagcctttttttttttttttgattagctCTACTTCAGACATCAAATTCAAATTCAAGCCATTCTCAAATGCTATCTTAATCCCTCGGGTCTGCACATTTGTAGCTTTAGCTGATACTGCAAGCTTTTCCACATTGTTGTCATGATCTTATTTCATCAAGTCATCAATTCCTGGCTCTTGATTAGCTTTCTGGCCACAGGACTTAAAACACCACTATAGGAAATTCACTTTTTCAGAATCAGAATCCGCACTGAACTACAGGGATGGGAGACATTAAAAGATAGTTTATTTCTTACATACAAACCACTATAGCAAGccatattaaaaatactaaaactgTTTACAGAGCTCATTAAAACAAAGTATCCAAGTGTGTAATACTTCAGCTGAAAGACAAATTATTCTGGCAAATTCTAAATATGCCAGTAAGTGATACAGAAAGTTCCATCAACTCAATGTCATTAAATCTGGGGAATGGAACTTGTTCTAGAAATTTTTAGACAAACCAGCTTTCTGCCACACCGAAATCATCTTCACTTGTTTATAACATTTTAGAAACAATCAGAACCATTGTCTTTGGAGAGCATTAAAACATATTTCCTTATAAGCAACTGATAAGACATAGCCAGTTTTTAGTATTAACATTTACCTAAAATTTAATTGCAAAATACATACTTTGAGCAAGTACTTGTAGATGTCCTAAAATTTAAAACCtttttggtaaatattttaaaattttcaatcatttaaaaaaaagttgcagtcAGCAAAATGTGTGAGAATTATACTTTTTTAGCCTAGAATAACtgacttcatattttcagaaacagGCACAGATTATGGTTTTTATAGTTGTGCCATTATAAACACATGTCCATTTAAAATTATTACAACAGGTAACTTTCACTGACTTCAAATATCATATACACACAATGGTCACTTTTCTCCACAGCAGAAGAGAATCCTGGTAGTATTCAGCCCATAATCCTGCACTGAAAAACCAATGCAGAATCGCGgtcaaatattttaatatacttacaaaacaaatacaaagaaaacaccaaaacaaagCCTAAAGAAACCCTGGGACCAGTAACAAACAGCTCAAGCTTTTATTGCTTGATGTTCCACTGTTCtctataaagtaaaataaacattgATATTATCTGAAAACAGAACACCTAGCCCCCCCTCCCCTTCTAAAAGGTAGATCCCAATAATTCAAGAACTTTTGAAAATATTGCTTTACATTTTCATCTTCAACAATACTGcattaaatttttcttttgttagacTCAAACAATTTGAACATTTATATaaggttaaaataaaatagaaatggaTATAAAAGActcaaaagagaacaaaataaaaatgtatttgagcaCTTCAAGGGGTAAAAATGTAACAGCAACATGAAACTTCTCCAAGCACTGCAATAGGATCATCTTATGCTTTCcacttaaaataataaaaagagaaagctttaatACTTACGTAATATTAGGATCCACTTGTTTATAAGCATGGGCTGCACAAGATCCACAATAGGTATATCCTGCATGACTGCAAATCAAGTTGTACAAAATGTTaacatatttaatattatttaacatatttaatattattattaaatatcttAACACATTACATATGTTGGAGGTTTAGTCCCCAGTGAGCTAGAAATAGCAAGAATGATCCAAAAATCAACCTGTGAAAGAGCTGGAGAGCAAGCACTGTTCCAGTTAACAGTGGATCAGCTTAACAGAAGTTAATACTGAAAGTACGTTGgatatatttgttaaaaaaagaattcttggTGATCTTTCACTTGAAAGTTATAAGTAGACCTCCAGATCAAAgcaacttttattatttttaaaggatacTAATACGCAGACTATACAACTGCATATTATCAGAAGTTCATGATAATGCTAAATGTGCAGCCAGAAGACATGGGAATAGCAAGCTGTTGGAGAAAGGTCTTTTAACCACACTCTTGGCAATAAAAGACTACATGTTgtaagagagaaacagagaatgaaaatgcTCTGGCAGTGAAAAGAATACCTCAGCAACAGAATGAGCACAAGGAAAGCAGTGGAACGCAGTGCAGTAATTTTTATTGTGGAGAATGAGACAGACGCTTTATCATTGCCTATTGTTCTGGCCTAAAGTTCTTCTTGTCCTGTGTTCCTGGCCTGCTTCTATCATGCTCCAAAAACATTCATAGTTATGCTGACTACTTGTTTCAAATATCATCATCTTAAGATCCATCCTTTTCAAGACTGTTCAAGACAGGAAAAGATTCAGTTCATGCCACAAAAAGCATTAATTTCACAGAGCATTCCCCAGGGTCCTAGGCCAAGTGGCAGAGAACACATCATGATCACTCAGCAGCACCTCTGCAGCAGACAGCCATGCCCACATTGCATAGTGCTTGGGTCACGTCACCTTAGGATCTCATCTGGAGTGCCTGTGACTCTAGGTCAATAATTACCTTTAGGCAGAGTACATGAAACAACACGGCTACAGCTTTCCAGATGGTgtcacatgtatatatacatacatatatacataaatatgtatgtacacacacacacacacacacacagagtaataCCTGAAGCAAATCATCCTCAGAATTACCCCTGGGTTTTACTTTAGAGGCAAATAGCTCATTCATTCTAAAGAGCTCAGAAAAGTACTAGCACACACACTACATGGATTAACAGGAGACTGGGACCTAGTGAACCAGCAAGCTAACTTGACAGTGTCAACACATCCTTCTGAAAGATTCCATCTGCAGCAAGCTTTTTCAGTCTTTTAGAAAAATTTGATTAACTATATCCCACTTTACAAGTGAGACAACAAAGACACAGATGAACGAAGCAAATTGCCAAGACCACAGGGAGGTCTCCAGTAgctctggaggaaaagaaaaagagagagagcgagcgagagagcGAGCGAGACCACAAAAAACAACACACATCAGGTTACCTAACCTGCTGCTGAAAGGCCTCTTTCCAGATACACATGCAAGAAAAACTACAGCAGATTTGGTCCAATTTCTTCTGCACATTCACTCATATTATGGAATACTTCAAACATTATGCTAATGCTATGTtactgaagtaaaaacaaaaaaactcaatcCTTAGGATGCTTTTTCCTGATGTTTCTTTCCAACTAAAAATAAGTTAGACTGACCCACATAGTTTTCTTACTACATCTTGACTGCCTTCATTAAATTTAATTCTACCTTAATAATTTAGAAATAACCCTACACTGTAGcactttttcctatttcttttatgaacaaaaactaacaaaaaaaaaaaccaaagcaaaccaTTCTGGATAACCAGATAGCGTTTCATTATCGTTTTTGTAGCTTTACAAAttttatgtatatgtacataaaaatgtgtatgtgcatgtgtatatatatacatacatataatgtgtatataaaacgtatgtgtatatacacacacatatatatgttctGTGTTACAGATGTATGAATGATGTCACCTTTAGACTACCATTCTAATCTCTTACCTCGCTTATATTCACAAACAAATGTTATGTCTTCGAACCATCTGTAAAAGGAAACTAATCATATACCAAAATGTACACAGATTTTTGCTATTTCCACACGacattcaaaatacttttttgaaaACTAGAGGACATTCTTTTCACCTAAAGACAAGCTTCCACGAGACTTCAGAATCACTCAGAATAAAGAAGCATTTAACGATTCAAATACTAAATATACTAAAAGTAAGTTTCAAACTTACGGTGCAATAATGGCTCTAGCAGGTCTTTTTGTGGACTGTACTTGAGAAAGCCAACCTTCTAGTTGTGCATTCAGCTGGGGTCCTATGAAAAGACAAGGAAATATTGAAGCCATGGAACAATCTAGCATACCtcaaaaattaacaaataaagTCCAACAGACTTAAAACTATCATAAACATGAAAGCTTGTGTTTCAATATCAAAAAATAAACTCTTTAAAAACAACATGCCTGCAATGTGCAAGGTTACCCTAGGAAAGTTTCAGCCTCCAAGTCCATAAAGATCATTTATTGCCCATCCGTGCAAATAGACTGCTCTATAGACTATTGCACATACCATCTGGTCATTATAACAAGTGGCTGCTGATCTCAAAGAGAGACTAACAGATTTATTTCTCAGGCAATCATCTTCCCAGAGTTCAAAAGTGAAAAGTTACAGCAACCTATGCTGAGGGAGTCCAATATGGAAAGATGATAAAATACAAAGACCTTACATACTGGGATGATGGCTAATGGCTATAGTATTTAGTCCTCCATTATTAGCAAGTGACTACAAGAGCAGAACACAAAGCACACTGTAAGACAGAAAAACTGCAGCTACACAGGAGAGAcccagaagtgtgtgtgtggggggagctTATAGTGATTTCATAGCAACTTTTGATCAAATCAAGTATATAAACTTCTTTGTAATGTTAACTTTGCTGATCAGTCAACCCaatatttaaaaggttttttttcccctaaatccTGTACCTCGACAAGTGGCAAATATTCTCAATTTAATAGGCTGACGGGTGACAAAAATGCCTTCCAGATATagcaacattaaaaaatacattctggCATTTTCCATTACAAATGAGCTTATTGGTGTAAAGCTATTCCTGAAGGAGCAAATTTGGCATATATAGCACAATATTCTTTGTGAAAGAAtagaaaaacaaactttaaagTAAAAATCCTGCACCTGCTATTTTAGAAGTAGCATCGCATGAACAAAGAGAATAAAGTAAGAgatacactttttttcctccattgcaTGCATTTAACAGGATTTTGTGTTAGCTGAGTTTGTCAGTAAGGTATGGTACAGTAAGCTGTTTTCTTGTACCAAGCACCTTACCCATTTTTGTATCTAACCcatgcagaggaaagaaaatgtaaccCATAAAGCCACAAACTGTCAGGAAAAGTCAGAAGCAAATTAAATATCTGAAACTATTTCACAATCATGTTCCAAACTAGCCAGATCACAAGTTGATGGTTTTCTAAAGAGTTGGCAATACCTACAGAGAACCTATGTCAAATGTCACTTTGGAAGAATCCAATCAGTCACTCAACAACGATTGCAGAAAAAGCTTTCTCCAGAAAGTAAGCAAAACAAATGCCACCAGTTTCTACAGAAAATTTAAGTTTAGATGTTTCATGAGAAAAGGACATCCTCTGTGGTTGTAAAAAACACTATCTTCTGGCATGTAGACAGTTAATTAGTGCAACACTGTTTCCCTAAGCCTAAAATTATCTCAGCTGCCTTAGATGTCATCTGCAGCTTTAACAAGG containing:
- the MEMO1 gene encoding protein MEMO1 isoform X2, translated to MSNRVLCREASHAGSWYTASGPQLNAQLEGWLSQVQSTKRPARAIIAPHAGYTYCGSCAAHAYKQVDPNITRKIFILGPSHHVPLSRCALSSVDIYRTPLYDLRIDQKIYGELWKTGMFERMSLQTDEDEHSIEMHLPYTAKAMESHKDEFTIVPVLVGALSESKEQEFGKLFSKYLADPSNLFVVSSDFCHWGQRFRYSYYDESQGEIYRSIEHLDKMGMSIIEQLDPVSFSNYLKKYHNTICGRHPIGVLLNAINELQKNGMNMSFSFLNYAQSSQCRNWQDSSVSYAAGALMVH
- the MEMO1 gene encoding protein MEMO1 isoform X1 — translated: MSNRVLCREASHAGSWYTASGPQLNAQLEGWLSQVQSTKRPARAIIAPHAGYTYCGSCAAHAYKQVDPNITRKIFILGPSHHVPLSRCALSSVDIYRTPLYDLRIDQKIYGELWKTGMFERMSLQTDEDEHSIEMHLPYTAKAMESHKDEFTIVPVLVGALSESKEQEFGKLFSKYLADPSNLFVVSSDFCHWGQRFRYSYYDESQGEIYRSIEHLDKMGMSIIEQLDPVSFSNYLKKYHNTICGRHPIGVLLNLAIVNAL